A stretch of the Mycobacterium shigaense genome encodes the following:
- a CDS encoding ABC transporter family substrate-binding protein, whose product MSPVASIGRVRHPVRRLAALTLALAVSVTGCSSGYRDLPQAHAARFGSTSDINPRDPATLRDGGNLRLPLSLFPDNFNELNIDGNSADTGEVIAPTLPGAFNTQPDGTLKLNTDYFTGVELTSTNPQVVTYTINPKATWNDGSPMTWEDLEAEVNASSGRDKRYLIASRAGFERVKSVTRGVDDRQAVITFDKPYAEWRGMFAGGIQPRSMTSDPETFNSGQLEAPGPSAGPFVVSTIDRSAQRIVLTRNPRWWGAKPRLDSITFLVLDPAAVIPALQNKAVDAAGVGTLDDAVIAERTPGIVIRRAPAPTWSHFTFNGAPGSILADDRLRLAICRGINRQAIVDVVQHGLTPHPVPLNNHVFVDGQVGYQNNSAPGDYNPEQARKDLDALGWKLNGSVREKDGRQLAVRDVFYDAQSNRQVAMVAQNNLAQIGVKLVLDAKSGNGFFSQYVSVGDFDVTQFSWVGGAFPLSALPQIYTSDGDSNFGKIGNDAIDAKIDQTLSELDPDKARALANQVDAMLWQESFSLPLFQTPGNMAVRSDLANYGAHGIADIDYTAIGFTKS is encoded by the coding sequence ATGTCGCCGGTCGCTAGCATCGGCCGGGTGAGGCACCCGGTTCGCAGGCTCGCCGCGCTGACGTTGGCGCTCGCGGTGAGCGTGACCGGTTGCTCGAGTGGGTATCGCGACCTGCCACAGGCGCACGCCGCGCGGTTCGGCAGCACCAGCGACATCAACCCGCGCGATCCCGCGACGCTGCGCGACGGTGGCAACCTGCGGCTCCCGCTGTCGCTGTTTCCGGACAATTTCAACGAATTGAACATCGACGGCAACTCCGCCGACACCGGTGAAGTCATTGCGCCCACGCTGCCCGGCGCCTTCAACACCCAGCCCGACGGCACGCTGAAGCTCAACACCGATTACTTCACCGGCGTCGAGCTGACCAGCACCAACCCGCAGGTCGTCACCTACACCATCAACCCGAAGGCAACCTGGAACGACGGTTCCCCGATGACGTGGGAAGACCTCGAGGCCGAGGTCAACGCGTCCAGCGGTCGCGACAAGCGATACCTGATCGCCAGCAGGGCCGGGTTCGAGCGAGTGAAGTCGGTCACCAGGGGCGTCGACGACCGGCAGGCCGTGATCACCTTCGACAAGCCGTACGCCGAATGGCGCGGCATGTTCGCCGGCGGAATCCAGCCCCGCAGCATGACTTCGGATCCCGAGACCTTCAACAGCGGACAGCTCGAAGCGCCGGGCCCGTCGGCCGGACCGTTCGTGGTGTCGACGATCGACCGATCCGCGCAGCGCATCGTGCTGACCCGCAATCCGCGGTGGTGGGGCGCCAAGCCGCGGCTGGACTCCATCACGTTCCTGGTGCTCGACCCCGCCGCCGTCATCCCCGCGCTGCAGAACAAGGCGGTCGACGCGGCGGGTGTGGGCACCCTCGACGACGCGGTCATCGCCGAGCGCACACCGGGAATCGTGATCCGGCGCGCGCCCGCACCCACCTGGTCCCACTTCACCTTCAACGGCGCGCCCGGGTCGATCCTCGCCGACGACAGGCTGCGGTTGGCGATCTGCCGGGGCATCAACCGGCAAGCCATCGTCGACGTCGTCCAGCACGGCCTGACGCCGCACCCGGTGCCGTTGAACAACCACGTCTTCGTCGACGGCCAGGTCGGCTACCAAAACAACAGCGCGCCGGGTGACTACAACCCCGAACAGGCCCGCAAGGATCTGGACGCCCTGGGCTGGAAACTCAACGGCTCGGTGCGAGAGAAGGACGGCAGGCAGCTGGCGGTGCGCGACGTGTTCTACGACGCGCAATCGAATCGGCAGGTTGCCATGGTCGCCCAGAACAATTTGGCGCAGATCGGCGTCAAGCTGGTACTGGACGCAAAGTCGGGCAACGGCTTCTTCAGCCAGTATGTCAGCGTCGGCGACTTCGACGTGACTCAATTCAGTTGGGTGGGTGGTGCTTTCCCGCTCTCGGCGCTACCCCAGATCTACACCTCGGACGGCGACAGTAACTTCGGCAAGATCGGCAACGACGCGATCGACGCCAAGATCGACCAGACGCTGTCCGAGCTGGACCCGGACAAGGCGCGTGCGCTCGCCAACCAGGTGGACGCAATGCTGTGGCAGGAGAGCTTCAGCCTGCCGCTGTTCCAGACGCCGGGCAACATGGCGGTACGCAGCGACCTGGCGAACTACGGGGCGCATGGAATCGCCGATATCGATTACACAGCAATCGGATTCACCAAGAGCTGA
- a CDS encoding alpha/beta hydrolase translates to MTMNARRRRVQEKLAGMPGVRPVRRPVSPDGIAEFDLYYVRTGHKSAHPLVIIPGGPGVASMQVYKGLRRRAAEAGLDVIMIEHRGVGMSRHDDAGADLPPAALTVDQVVDDVAAVLDDAHVDSAVVYGTSYGTYIAAGLGVRHPGRVHAMILDSPLLSHHDITLVREAIRGLLLDGTAPETAALAPKIRKLIDAGLMAPLAGEVAATIYAYGGAPLLNRELDLLLSGRTLLWHILSRFSAVVSRKVPYHYEIDLVGRIAFRELDYAAEPDGLPFDPAAAIREIMSSTETFEAEPYDLVAEMPKFTWPTVLISGGRDLVTPRSVAEKVAALVPQSMLLALPTMGHSALDFREPAALAIAGAVCRGEIDELADQVSMLDALPARPAVRLLWKAVEVAAIAEGTLPSLPSLARPWRRLTPCRVSSW, encoded by the coding sequence ATGACGATGAACGCGAGACGCCGCCGGGTGCAGGAAAAGTTGGCGGGCATGCCCGGAGTTCGTCCCGTGCGCAGGCCGGTTTCACCCGACGGCATCGCCGAGTTCGACCTGTACTACGTCCGGACCGGCCACAAGTCCGCCCATCCGCTGGTCATCATCCCGGGCGGCCCGGGGGTGGCGTCGATGCAGGTCTACAAGGGGCTGCGGCGGCGCGCGGCTGAGGCCGGGCTCGACGTCATCATGATCGAGCACCGCGGTGTGGGAATGTCGCGGCACGACGACGCCGGGGCGGATCTGCCGCCGGCCGCGCTCACCGTCGACCAGGTGGTCGACGATGTCGCCGCCGTGCTGGACGACGCGCACGTGGACTCGGCCGTCGTCTACGGAACGTCGTATGGCACCTACATCGCGGCCGGGCTCGGGGTGCGGCATCCCGGCCGGGTGCACGCCATGATCCTGGATTCACCGCTGCTGTCGCACCACGACATCACGCTCGTCCGCGAGGCGATTCGCGGCTTGCTCCTTGACGGCACCGCCCCGGAGACCGCCGCGTTGGCCCCCAAGATCCGCAAGCTCATCGACGCCGGGCTGATGGCCCCGCTGGCGGGGGAAGTTGCCGCGACCATCTACGCCTACGGCGGGGCCCCGCTGCTGAATCGCGAACTCGACTTGTTGCTCTCCGGCCGAACCCTGTTGTGGCACATATTGTCCCGGTTCAGCGCGGTGGTCAGTCGCAAGGTTCCCTACCACTACGAGATCGATCTGGTCGGCCGCATCGCCTTTCGTGAACTGGACTACGCCGCCGAGCCCGACGGTCTGCCGTTCGATCCGGCCGCGGCGATACGCGAAATCATGAGCAGCACAGAGACGTTCGAGGCCGAGCCATATGACCTGGTGGCCGAGATGCCGAAATTCACGTGGCCGACGGTGTTGATTTCCGGCGGTCGGGACTTGGTCACCCCGCGGTCGGTGGCAGAAAAAGTGGCAGCGTTGGTGCCGCAGTCGATGCTGCTGGCATTACCGACGATGGGGCACAGTGCGCTGGACTTTCGTGAGCCCGCCGCGCTGGCCATTGCGGGGGCAGTGTGCCGCGGCGAGATCGACGAGCTTGCCGACCAGGTCTCGATGCTGGACGCGCTTCCGGCCCGCCCCGCCGTGCGCCTGCTGTGGAAGGCGGTCGAGGTGGCGGCCATTGCCGAGGGAACGCTACCGTCCTTGCCGTCGCTGGCACGGCCCTGGCGACGGCTGACGCCGTGTCGAGTCAGCTCTTGGTGA